In Achromobacter xylosoxidans A8, a single window of DNA contains:
- a CDS encoding ABC transporter ATP-binding protein, with the protein MMAIVPNTVQPPAAANTAPTLSVRGLSVEFPTRHGVLVATRDISFDIQPGEILGMVGESGAGKSLTGMAVIGLLEPPGRLGGGEIHLAGRRIDNLPPKARQRLRGKEIGAIFQDPLTSLHPLFSVGDQLVETIRHHDKVTAQAARQRALELLLAVGIPAADKRIDHYPHQFSGGMRQRVVIALALAARPALIIADEPTTALDVSVQAQITALLRRLCREQGTSVLLVTHDMGVIAETADRVAVMYAGRIVEIGPVLDVLRRPGHPYTQGLMNAIPGLRQRAARLNQIDGAMPRLHAMPDGCAFHPRCSMAGPRCGQQRPPLAASPAGATVSACWLHQGGVAHAA; encoded by the coding sequence ATGATGGCCATCGTACCCAACACCGTGCAGCCGCCGGCCGCCGCCAACACCGCGCCGACCCTGTCCGTGCGCGGCCTGTCGGTCGAGTTCCCGACGCGCCACGGCGTCCTGGTCGCCACACGCGACATCAGTTTCGACATCCAGCCGGGCGAGATCCTGGGCATGGTCGGCGAATCCGGAGCCGGCAAGTCGCTGACCGGCATGGCGGTGATCGGCCTGCTGGAGCCGCCCGGGCGGCTGGGCGGCGGCGAGATCCACCTGGCGGGCAGGCGTATCGACAACCTGCCGCCCAAGGCGCGCCAGCGCCTGCGCGGCAAGGAGATCGGCGCGATCTTCCAGGATCCGCTGACCAGCCTGCATCCACTGTTCAGTGTGGGCGACCAACTGGTCGAGACGATCCGCCACCATGACAAGGTGACGGCGCAGGCGGCGCGCCAGCGGGCGCTGGAGCTGTTGCTGGCCGTGGGCATCCCGGCGGCGGACAAGCGTATCGACCACTATCCGCACCAGTTCTCCGGCGGCATGCGCCAGCGCGTGGTGATCGCGTTGGCCCTGGCGGCCCGGCCAGCGCTCATCATCGCCGACGAGCCCACCACGGCGCTGGACGTGTCGGTGCAGGCGCAGATCACGGCGCTCTTGCGGCGCCTTTGCCGCGAACAGGGCACGTCTGTGCTGCTGGTGACGCACGACATGGGCGTGATCGCCGAAACCGCGGATCGCGTGGCGGTGATGTACGCGGGCCGCATCGTCGAGATCGGACCAGTGCTGGACGTGCTGCGCCGCCCGGGCCATCCGTACACGCAGGGCCTGATGAATGCGATTCCCGGCCTGCGCCAGCGCGCTGCCCGGCTGAACCAGATCGACGGCGCCATGCCGCGCCTGCACGCCATGCCCGACGGCTGTGCTTTCCACCCGCGTTGCTCGATGGCGGGGCCGCGTTGCGGCCAGCAGCGCCCGCCGCTGGCCGCATCTCCGGCCGGCGCCACCGTCAGCGCCTGCTGGCTGCATCAAGGAGGAGTCGCCCATGCCGCTTAA
- a CDS encoding ABC transporter ATP-binding protein, which translates to MPLNDDVLLRADDLACWFDVSPPWLERTLSRQPEQTLKAVDGVSLSVPRGTTLSIVGESGCGKSTLAKLLVGLVAPTRGALRYGRNRKGGVLHPQMIFQDPYASLNPRWRVGNIVAEPITTLGLRATPAETRRRVDELLELVGLSASDAGRFPHEFSGGQRQRISIARALATEAEFLVCDEPTSALDVSVQAQILNLMGDLQKEFGLTYVFISHNLSVVRHVSDSVAVMYLGRIVEQAPADQLFDSPQHPYTRMLLDTIPDLDEPRRDREPMGGEVPNPISPPSGCTFHPRCAMAREQCKVEAPVVASVGGRQLRCHAVTWDVVQAA; encoded by the coding sequence ATGCCGCTTAACGATGATGTGTTGTTGCGGGCCGATGACCTGGCCTGTTGGTTCGACGTGTCGCCGCCCTGGCTGGAACGTACCTTGTCGCGCCAGCCCGAGCAGACCTTGAAGGCGGTGGACGGGGTGTCGCTATCCGTGCCGCGCGGCACGACGCTGAGCATCGTGGGCGAATCGGGCTGCGGCAAGTCCACGCTGGCGAAGCTGCTGGTGGGCCTGGTGGCGCCGACGCGCGGAGCGCTGCGCTACGGGCGCAATCGCAAGGGCGGGGTGCTGCATCCGCAGATGATCTTCCAGGATCCCTACGCCAGCCTGAATCCGCGTTGGCGGGTGGGCAATATCGTAGCCGAACCGATCACGACGCTGGGCCTGCGGGCCACGCCGGCGGAAACGCGGCGGCGGGTCGACGAGCTGCTGGAACTGGTGGGCCTGTCCGCCAGCGACGCGGGCCGCTTCCCGCATGAGTTTTCCGGCGGCCAGCGCCAGCGGATTTCGATTGCGCGGGCGTTGGCGACGGAGGCGGAATTCCTGGTGTGCGATGAGCCGACCTCGGCGCTGGACGTGTCGGTGCAGGCGCAGATCCTGAACCTGATGGGGGATCTGCAGAAGGAGTTCGGGCTGACTTATGTGTTCATCAGCCACAACCTGTCGGTGGTGCGGCACGTGTCGGACAGCGTGGCGGTGATGTATCTGGGGCGCATCGTGGAGCAGGCGCCTGCGGATCAGCTGTTCGACTCGCCACAGCATCCGTATACGCGGATGCTGCTGGATACGATTCCGGACCTGGACGAACCGCGGCGGGATCGGGAGCCGATGGGGGGTGAGGTGCCGAATCCTATTTCGCCGCCGTCTGGGTGTACGTTTCATCCTCGGTGTGCGATGGCGCGGGAACAGTGCAAGGTGGAGGCGCCGGTGGTTGCGAGCGTTGGCGGACGTCAGCTGCGGTGTCATGCGGTGACTTGGGATGTGGTTCAGGCGGCCTGA
- a CDS encoding TRAP transporter large permease: MSQLMIVSMLIFFGLSVPVAVSIGLASLAGVGASGLPWLVVAQQLFAALDKYPLVAIPFFILAGNLMEAGGISERMVEFAKSVVGGIQGGLACTCVLTCMIFAAVAGSSVATTFAVGAILIPAMIRHGYPAPFAASLQASAAELGVIIPPSIPMILFAVSTDTSTGELFIAGVMPGILIGVALMFYVWIYAKRNNLGKRDGEGRLPLWPAFKSAWLALLMPVIILGGIYGGVFTPTEASVVAVMYAVVVGKFIYRRLSFKQLSETLHKSVVSTAVIMFVIANAGIFSFLLNRAGIPDALGVWLAQIFDTKFSFLMGVNAALFVIGMFIETSASIVVLAPLLLPVALKFGVEPVHFGIIMVVNLALGMITPPFGVNLFAACAVAKLPLERLIKPLIPFVGVVIVCLMVITYWPGLSLGLRDLVYAK, translated from the coding sequence ATGTCCCAATTAATGATTGTCTCGATGCTGATTTTCTTCGGGCTGTCCGTGCCGGTCGCCGTGTCGATCGGCCTGGCCAGCCTGGCGGGAGTCGGCGCCTCCGGCCTGCCCTGGCTGGTGGTGGCCCAGCAGCTGTTCGCGGCGCTGGACAAGTACCCGCTGGTCGCCATCCCCTTCTTCATCCTGGCCGGCAACCTGATGGAAGCCGGCGGCATCTCCGAACGCATGGTGGAGTTCGCCAAGAGCGTGGTGGGCGGCATCCAGGGCGGCCTGGCCTGCACCTGCGTGCTGACCTGCATGATCTTCGCCGCCGTGGCCGGCTCCAGCGTGGCCACTACCTTCGCGGTGGGCGCGATCCTGATTCCCGCGATGATCCGGCACGGCTACCCCGCGCCCTTCGCCGCCTCATTGCAGGCCAGCGCGGCGGAACTGGGCGTGATCATCCCGCCGTCGATTCCGATGATTCTGTTCGCCGTGTCCACCGACACCTCGACCGGCGAACTGTTCATCGCCGGCGTCATGCCGGGCATCCTGATCGGCGTGGCGCTGATGTTCTACGTCTGGATCTACGCCAAGCGCAACAACCTGGGCAAGCGCGACGGCGAAGGCCGTCTGCCGCTGTGGCCGGCGTTCAAGAGCGCGTGGCTGGCGCTGCTGATGCCGGTCATCATCCTGGGCGGGATCTACGGCGGCGTGTTCACGCCGACCGAGGCCTCGGTGGTGGCGGTGATGTACGCAGTGGTGGTGGGCAAGTTCATCTACCGCCGCCTGAGCTTCAAGCAGCTGTCCGAGACGCTGCACAAGTCGGTGGTGTCGACGGCCGTGATCATGTTCGTGATCGCCAACGCCGGCATCTTCAGCTTCCTGCTCAACCGCGCCGGCATCCCCGACGCGCTGGGCGTGTGGCTGGCGCAGATCTTCGACACCAAGTTCAGCTTCCTGATGGGCGTGAACGCGGCGCTGTTCGTGATCGGCATGTTCATCGAGACCTCGGCATCCATCGTGGTGCTGGCGCCCTTGCTGCTGCCGGTGGCGCTGAAGTTCGGCGTGGAGCCGGTGCACTTCGGGATCATCATGGTGGTGAACCTGGCTCTCGGGATGATTACGCCGCCGTTCGGCGTGAATCTTTTCGCGGCTTGCGCGGTGGCTAAGTTGCCGTTGGAGAGGTTGATCAAGCCGTTGATTCCGTTTGTGGGAGTGGTGATTGTTTGCCTGATGGTGATTACTTATTGGCCGGGGTTGTCGCTGGGGCTGCGGGATCTGGTCTACGCGAAGTAG
- a CDS encoding TRAP transporter small permease: MRLLCAFDRGLFKVVSVFAQLLLVAAAAAAFYQVIARFVLHSPADWSEVLTRALLIWTVLLGVALAFRHGAMISVELLRNMLGGTRRRVLEAAIGLICAGFLGFLAWIGGNMTYRVRFQNVPSLDISISWIYLAIPVGATLAAIAVLARWCAGEEDDVPVRNDAQG, from the coding sequence ATGCGTTTGCTCTGCGCCTTCGACCGCGGCCTGTTCAAAGTGGTCTCGGTCTTTGCCCAACTGCTGCTGGTGGCCGCCGCGGCCGCCGCCTTCTACCAAGTCATCGCGCGTTTCGTGCTGCACTCTCCCGCCGACTGGAGCGAGGTGCTGACCCGCGCCCTCCTGATCTGGACCGTGCTGCTGGGCGTGGCCCTGGCCTTCCGCCACGGCGCCATGATCAGCGTGGAGCTGCTGCGCAACATGCTGGGCGGCACGCGCCGCCGGGTGCTTGAAGCCGCTATCGGGCTGATCTGCGCCGGATTCCTGGGCTTTCTGGCCTGGATCGGCGGCAACATGACCTACCGCGTGCGCTTCCAGAACGTGCCCAGCCTGGACATTTCGATTTCCTGGATCTACCTGGCCATCCCCGTGGGCGCCACCCTGGCCGCCATCGCCGTGCTGGCCCGCTGGTGCGCCGGCGAGGAAGACGACGTGCCGGTGCGCAACGACGCCCAAGGCTGA
- a CDS encoding TRAP transporter substrate-binding protein produces MRKSWLAATILAACTAATALPAVAQNTLKMAYALSTSSHYGAGADALAKSIEASTGGKYKVQQFANSALGGEREVIEGLQIGTIDLAIVSTGATLNFVPETGVFDIPFLLRDLPHARNVLDSKIGQDMLAKFPSRGIVALAWGEQGFRHLTNNVRPVKTPADAKGLKIRTTENPIHITAFRQIGILPTPMAWPEVATALQQGTIDGQENPLSVITSAKLAQMQKYLSLTGHVYGPALVLMSANMYDGLSAADKANFDKAGKESAQAMRAYVDNIEKTGVEQLKKEGMQVSEVDRAAFAAAVEPAYPEYYKKFDKKLIDSIRDTK; encoded by the coding sequence ATGCGTAAATCCTGGCTTGCCGCCACGATTCTGGCCGCCTGCACGGCCGCAACCGCCCTGCCCGCCGTGGCGCAGAACACCTTGAAGATGGCCTACGCGCTGTCCACGTCCTCGCACTACGGCGCCGGCGCCGACGCGCTGGCCAAGTCCATCGAAGCCTCCACCGGCGGCAAGTACAAGGTACAGCAATTCGCCAACAGCGCGCTGGGCGGCGAACGCGAAGTGATCGAAGGCCTGCAGATCGGCACCATCGACCTGGCCATCGTGTCCACCGGCGCCACGCTGAACTTCGTGCCCGAAACCGGAGTCTTCGACATCCCCTTCCTGCTGCGCGACCTGCCGCATGCCCGCAACGTGCTGGACAGCAAGATCGGACAAGATATGCTGGCAAAGTTCCCCAGCCGCGGCATCGTCGCCCTGGCCTGGGGCGAACAGGGCTTCCGCCACCTGACCAACAACGTCCGCCCGGTCAAGACGCCGGCCGATGCCAAGGGCCTGAAGATCCGCACCACCGAAAACCCGATCCACATCACGGCATTCCGCCAGATCGGCATCCTGCCCACCCCCATGGCCTGGCCTGAAGTCGCCACCGCCCTGCAACAAGGCACCATCGACGGCCAGGAAAACCCGCTGTCGGTGATCACCTCGGCCAAGCTGGCGCAAATGCAGAAATACCTGTCCTTGACCGGTCACGTCTATGGCCCGGCCCTGGTGCTGATGTCAGCCAACATGTACGACGGCCTGTCGGCCGCGGACAAGGCCAACTTCGACAAGGCCGGCAAGGAATCCGCCCAGGCCATGCGCGCCTACGTGGACAACATCGAGAAGACGGGCGTCGAGCAACTGAAGAAGGAAGGCATGCAGGTGTCCGAAGTGGACCGCGCCGCCTTCGCCGCCGCTGTCGAGCCGGCCTACCCCGAGTACTACAAGAAGTTCGACAAGAAGCTGATCGACTCGATCCGCGACACCAAGTAA